In Reichenbachiella agarivorans, one genomic interval encodes:
- a CDS encoding fumarylacetoacetate hydrolase family protein, with translation MKILAIGRNYVEHIKELDNEKPDEPVVFSKPDTALLRNNDAFYYPDFTKDIHHEVEVVIRISRVGKNIEPKFAHKYYDQFGIGIDFTARDLQTKLKNKGLPWDIAKGFNGSAPISEFRSTEGYDLSNLNFSLNIDGKEVQNGNTRLMMFDIDFIVSYVSKFFTLKKGDLIFTGTPKGVGPVHIGNRLEAFLEDEKVMDFEIK, from the coding sequence ATGAAAATACTGGCAATAGGGAGGAATTATGTAGAACATATCAAGGAACTGGACAATGAAAAGCCAGATGAGCCTGTTGTTTTTTCTAAACCTGATACCGCACTTTTGCGCAACAATGATGCATTTTATTATCCTGATTTTACCAAGGATATTCACCACGAAGTAGAAGTGGTAATTCGCATCTCTAGAGTAGGTAAAAACATTGAACCCAAGTTTGCACACAAATATTATGACCAATTCGGGATAGGGATCGATTTTACAGCACGTGATTTACAAACCAAACTGAAGAACAAAGGATTGCCATGGGATATCGCCAAGGGGTTCAATGGATCTGCTCCGATTTCTGAGTTTCGCTCTACGGAGGGCTATGATCTGAGCAATCTCAATTTTAGTCTCAACATAGATGGCAAGGAAGTACAAAATGGGAATACCCGTTTGATGATGTTTGATATTGATTTTATAGTGAGTTATGTATCCAAATTTTTCACTTTGAAGAAAGGGGATTTGATTTTTACAGGGACACCCAAAGGCGTTGGGCCAGTACACATTGGCAATCGCCTAGAAGCATTTCTTGAGGACGAAAAAGTGATGGATTTTGAGATTAAATAA
- a CDS encoding M23 family metallopeptidase — translation MRLNNFLVFLFIGFSFWSQAQGPKRGDFLFPVRPNQVNYLAGTMGELRSTHFHAGIDIKTSGTTGLPIYAAADGYVQRVSVSTTGYGNAIYLVHPHNNSVTVYAHLEYFSPEIAAYVREQQYEQESFEVNLFPKSDQFRFKQGDEIAKSGNTGSSSGPHLHFEIRDKLHKILDPLAFGFDEIKDKIPPTISKVAFVTMDAKARINGMFGRFEFNVIIDKSGNPVLDAPVSLYGKIGVEIYAYDMFNGAHNHNGIPRQTLSLDGDVVFQQDISSMEFYQQRNILVHTNYKASVQGSRRFNKLYVDEGNDLDIYRTNNMKGMFRIMDLQKHQLDIRLEDSYGNISQYRFVVNDTNGDIRKYQMAQSKKKPESDLYDNLLEVKADLTGHSYCEAQLFLKYGGGTTQMAYDVLNNGYYLWDLRKGLPDSVQVCDDTKRFDYATMIPSGRTFKYSGENIEILFPRESLFDTTYLRYKYTLGESGVLEVFDLNTAEVPLRKYIDVTLYPDFSYDPERASVYSVNSRGDLSYVGGEWDHHSINFKTRDLVRYTIATDNVPPRILELKTVPQRVQFKIDDDMSGIGEIRAELNGRWLLMNYDYKRKLIWSDEKSVIAGQFVLRVKDSAGNETVFERRY, via the coding sequence TTGAGATTAAATAATTTCCTTGTTTTCCTTTTTATTGGTTTTTCTTTTTGGTCGCAGGCACAAGGTCCTAAGCGGGGAGACTTCCTGTTTCCAGTCAGACCGAATCAAGTGAATTATTTGGCAGGTACTATGGGAGAGTTGCGATCTACCCACTTTCATGCAGGTATCGACATCAAAACTAGTGGCACAACAGGCTTGCCTATCTACGCAGCAGCAGATGGGTATGTACAACGCGTCAGTGTATCTACGACAGGCTATGGCAATGCCATCTACCTGGTTCATCCTCACAACAATTCAGTCACTGTCTATGCTCATTTGGAGTACTTTAGCCCAGAGATAGCGGCCTATGTCAGAGAGCAGCAATATGAGCAAGAGAGCTTTGAGGTAAATTTATTTCCCAAATCGGATCAATTTCGTTTCAAACAAGGAGATGAAATCGCAAAATCAGGCAATACAGGTTCTTCTTCTGGGCCACATTTGCATTTTGAAATTAGAGACAAGTTGCATAAAATTTTAGATCCCTTGGCCTTCGGTTTTGACGAAATCAAAGACAAAATCCCTCCCACGATCTCGAAAGTTGCCTTCGTGACCATGGATGCCAAGGCAAGAATCAATGGGATGTTTGGCAGATTCGAATTCAATGTGATCATAGATAAAAGTGGTAATCCTGTCTTGGATGCCCCTGTCTCACTCTATGGTAAGATTGGTGTGGAGATCTATGCCTATGACATGTTTAATGGAGCGCACAATCACAACGGTATTCCTCGACAGACACTGAGTTTGGATGGAGATGTGGTTTTTCAGCAAGACATTTCTTCTATGGAATTCTACCAGCAGCGCAATATTTTGGTACATACCAACTACAAAGCATCGGTGCAAGGCAGCAGAAGATTCAACAAGTTGTACGTAGATGAAGGGAATGACTTGGATATATACCGTACCAATAACATGAAGGGGATGTTTAGAATCATGGATTTGCAAAAGCATCAACTGGACATCCGACTAGAGGATAGTTATGGCAATATCAGCCAATATCGCTTTGTAGTCAATGACACCAATGGAGATATCAGGAAGTACCAGATGGCTCAGAGCAAGAAGAAGCCTGAGTCTGATTTGTATGATAATCTGTTGGAAGTAAAAGCTGATTTGACAGGACACAGTTATTGTGAAGCTCAGTTGTTTTTGAAATATGGAGGAGGAACCACCCAGATGGCTTATGACGTCCTCAATAACGGTTATTATCTATGGGATCTCAGAAAGGGGCTACCAGATTCGGTTCAGGTATGTGATGATACCAAACGGTTTGATTATGCAACTATGATTCCTAGCGGGCGCACATTCAAATATTCGGGAGAGAACATTGAAATTTTGTTTCCAAGAGAATCATTATTCGATACGACCTATTTGCGTTACAAATACACATTGGGTGAAAGTGGCGTATTAGAAGTCTTTGATCTCAATACTGCCGAAGTACCTCTGAGAAAGTACATCGACGTGACACTTTATCCAGACTTTAGCTATGATCCCGAAAGAGCCAGCGTATATAGCGTCAATTCTCGTGGTGATTTGAGTTATGTAGGAGGAGAGTGGGATCACCACAGTATCAATTTCAAGACCCGAGATTTGGTACGCTATACCATCGCCACTGACAATGTGCCTCCAAGAATCTTGGAACTAAAGACAGTACCTCAGCGCGTACAATTCAAAATAGATGATGATATGTCAGGCATAGGGGAGATTCGCGCCGAGCTCAACGGCCGTTGGTTGTTGATGAATTATGATTATAAACGAAAACTTATCTGGTCAGATGAGAAATCAGTAATTGCAGGCCAGTTTGTACTCCGTGTCAAAGATTCTGCAGGAAACGAGACTGTTTTTGAACGAAGATACTAA
- a CDS encoding aspartyl protease family protein: protein MKTKLGFVIAALLYAGAALGQTPVATIPFEQYGDHSFIKVKINGSEELDFIFDTGDGLTVLNIEKAKELGMESGSDATTMSAEGTISGKLVKHNELTVGGAPIHNIQVYETSLLHLEISIGKDIDGIIGYDILKNYVVSMDYDQMQIKLYNASGYTYQGLGKSFDINLTSYIPHIPASIVLQNGETVKGEFFIDTGAKATVDFNTPFVEANKLASKVGDSYIYLVAGLGQKEYEHHRGLVKSFSFADFSFSDMPVGLSHATSGIQNHKKVAGIIGSGILRRFNIVYDYHSKKMYWEKNKSYEDNFRINSSGLELQLSEDKTKVLVHKVFDNSPASELGVKVGSELVSVNGEKATTIGLAELRKTLRQTGETLQLVIDGQSIDLTLRAML from the coding sequence ATGAAAACAAAACTAGGATTTGTAATTGCCGCGTTGTTGTACGCTGGAGCAGCGTTGGGGCAGACGCCAGTTGCAACCATTCCATTCGAACAATATGGTGACCATAGTTTCATCAAAGTCAAAATCAATGGTTCAGAAGAATTAGATTTTATATTCGATACAGGAGACGGTCTGACAGTCTTGAACATCGAAAAGGCTAAAGAACTAGGAATGGAGTCTGGCTCTGATGCAACGACTATGAGTGCTGAAGGTACAATCAGTGGCAAACTTGTCAAACACAATGAACTGACAGTAGGAGGGGCACCTATTCACAACATCCAAGTGTATGAGACCTCTTTGCTGCATCTTGAGATCAGCATCGGCAAGGACATAGATGGGATTATAGGGTATGATATTTTGAAAAACTACGTTGTGTCCATGGATTATGATCAGATGCAAATCAAACTGTACAATGCATCCGGATATACTTACCAAGGCTTAGGCAAATCATTTGATATCAACCTGACTTCTTACATTCCTCACATTCCGGCATCAATTGTTTTGCAAAACGGAGAGACGGTAAAAGGGGAGTTTTTTATTGATACAGGAGCCAAGGCTACAGTGGATTTTAATACACCATTTGTAGAAGCCAACAAATTGGCTTCTAAAGTAGGGGATAGTTATATCTATCTAGTAGCTGGATTGGGACAAAAGGAGTATGAGCATCACCGTGGATTGGTAAAGAGTTTTTCCTTTGCTGATTTCAGTTTTAGTGATATGCCAGTAGGCTTGAGTCATGCTACAAGTGGGATTCAAAACCACAAGAAGGTGGCAGGAATCATCGGCAGTGGTATCCTACGTAGGTTCAATATCGTCTACGATTACCATAGCAAAAAAATGTATTGGGAAAAGAACAAGAGCTATGAAGATAATTTTCGAATCAATAGCTCTGGTTTAGAGTTGCAGTTGAGTGAGGACAAAACAAAAGTTTTGGTTCATAAGGTATTTGACAACAGCCCGGCATCTGAGTTAGGGGTCAAAGTAGGATCAGAACTAGTGTCTGTCAATGGTGAAAAGGCCACTACAATTGGATTGGCTGAGTTGAGAAAAACCCTGAGACAAACAGGAGAGACTTTGCAACTGGTCATTGATGGACAGAGCATTGATCTGACATTGAGAGCGATGCTGTAA
- a CDS encoding aspartate aminotransferase family protein, translated as MNNRQLFSNHLGQTSQFPLAIEIEKAEGMYMYEKNGKSYLDLISGIGVSCLGHRHPDVIQAIKDQTDKYLHLMVYGEFVEAPQVQLAKALSDTLPDHLDNVFLVNSGSEATEGALKLAKRHTGRSKIVSYVDAYHGSTSGALSVCGNENLKNPFRPLAPNTFQIRFGEKEDLNFIDTQTAAVIIEPIQGEAGVRMTDTLYFEALRSRCDEVGCLLIFDEVQCGMGRSGKFWAFEHYDIAPDILLCAKGMGGGMPIGAFISSKEIMHCLTHNPILGHITTFGGHPVSAAASLATVSHLLRTNLIDQASSKGELFKSLLVHDKIKEVRGVGLMLAVEFESFDFLKELIDRLLEMGYLTDWFLFCDNSMRIAPPLIIEEDEIKMACSAILQAIHDVS; from the coding sequence ATGAACAATAGACAGCTGTTTTCTAACCACTTAGGTCAAACTTCGCAATTTCCTCTAGCCATAGAAATCGAGAAGGCAGAAGGCATGTATATGTACGAAAAGAATGGAAAATCCTACTTGGATTTGATCTCTGGTATAGGTGTCAGTTGTCTGGGACATCGTCATCCGGACGTCATCCAAGCCATCAAAGACCAAACGGACAAGTACCTACATTTGATGGTCTATGGCGAATTTGTCGAAGCACCCCAAGTACAGCTTGCCAAAGCACTGAGCGACACACTACCAGACCATCTGGACAATGTATTCTTGGTAAACTCTGGAAGTGAAGCTACTGAGGGAGCACTGAAACTTGCAAAACGACATACAGGCAGAAGTAAAATTGTATCCTATGTGGACGCCTATCATGGTTCTACATCTGGAGCATTGTCTGTCTGTGGCAATGAAAACCTCAAAAATCCATTCAGACCCCTAGCTCCCAACACCTTTCAGATCAGGTTTGGAGAGAAAGAAGACCTCAACTTCATTGACACACAAACGGCAGCAGTGATCATAGAGCCTATTCAAGGAGAAGCGGGTGTGAGAATGACAGATACTCTCTATTTTGAAGCTTTGAGGTCTCGCTGTGATGAAGTGGGATGCTTGCTGATATTTGATGAAGTACAGTGCGGAATGGGCCGCAGTGGCAAATTCTGGGCATTCGAGCATTATGATATAGCACCAGACATCCTACTCTGCGCCAAAGGCATGGGGGGTGGCATGCCCATTGGAGCTTTCATTTCTTCCAAAGAAATCATGCATTGTTTGACACACAATCCCATCTTAGGTCACATCACAACTTTCGGAGGACATCCCGTGAGTGCAGCTGCGTCTTTGGCAACTGTCTCTCATCTGCTGCGCACCAACCTCATCGATCAAGCATCATCCAAGGGGGAGCTTTTCAAATCTTTGCTCGTCCACGATAAAATCAAGGAGGTGAGAGGTGTAGGGCTAATGCTAGCCGTAGAATTTGAGTCCTTTGACTTCCTCAAGGAACTGATTGATAGGTTGCTGGAAATGGGCTACTTGACAGACTGGTTTCTATTCTGCGACAACTCCATGCGAATAGCACCTCCTCTGATCATCGAAGAAGATGAAATAAAAATGGCTTGCAGTGCTATCCTACAAGCCATTCATGATGTCTCATAA
- a CDS encoding carboxy terminal-processing peptidase codes for MKLRINRRNLVLCLLVFQVFASQAFTAGDSVITLEPAAKHWKETYLINNLLNKNHYRKQELNDSLSSVIFHNYLESLDFNKSYFLQADLDYFGKYEFELDDHIKRGNVDVAFQIFRIFRERANTRIDYVSDILDEGFDYTIDEELNLDEKEVKWASTNDEINDRWRKIIKSQALSLKLAGKTDDEIKDSLTKRYLRYRKGINQYNSDDVFQFYMNAYTSSYDPHTNYFSPISSENFNISMSLSLEGIGARLTQSMDYTVVNEVVAGGPAYKSKLLHKDDKIIGVAQGDTEAFVDVIGWRLQDVVHLIRGKKGTVVRLQVLKFDEGTGALPKEIRLVRDKISLEEESAKSEIIPIYNGKETYKLGVITLPSFYINFEEAREGVKDYKSTTRDVNNIIKDLQANNVDGILIDLRYNGGGSLKEAIDMTGLFIDEGPVVQVRNSDGSIEIKRDEDRQIQYTGPLAVMINRFSASASEIFSGAIQDYKRGIIVGEGSFGKGTVQNLIDLNRMFPNDEDQMGQLKLTLAKFYRVSGSSTQNIGVTPDISFPSGFEASEFGESSRPNALPWDRITSSYYRPTNDISPQLIKNLEMIYLNDLKTDRDLQYLVEDVDLLKSQQDENSLSLNYEKRKAESDEDEKRLDGRKNISESAGKVGQEVTTEESQQKKLSDDPYLKEGLKLLAELVKQDRK; via the coding sequence ATGAAATTGAGGATTAATAGAAGAAATTTGGTATTGTGTTTATTGGTATTTCAAGTCTTTGCGTCACAGGCATTTACTGCGGGTGATTCAGTCATTACCTTAGAGCCTGCAGCCAAGCATTGGAAGGAGACCTATTTGATCAACAATCTGCTCAACAAAAACCACTACCGCAAACAGGAACTCAATGACTCACTTTCATCGGTCATTTTTCACAACTATTTGGAGTCACTTGATTTCAACAAATCTTATTTTTTGCAAGCCGACTTAGACTACTTTGGTAAGTATGAGTTCGAGCTGGATGATCACATCAAAAGAGGCAATGTGGATGTAGCTTTTCAGATTTTTAGAATCTTCAGAGAACGCGCCAATACCCGTATCGATTATGTGTCTGATATTTTGGATGAGGGCTTTGATTATACAATAGATGAGGAATTGAATCTCGATGAAAAGGAAGTGAAATGGGCAAGTACCAATGATGAAATCAACGATCGTTGGAGAAAAATCATCAAGAGCCAAGCATTGAGCCTCAAGCTGGCGGGTAAAACAGATGATGAGATCAAAGATTCCCTTACCAAAAGATATTTGCGATACAGAAAGGGCATCAATCAGTACAATTCTGATGATGTGTTTCAATTCTACATGAATGCCTACACCAGCTCGTATGATCCACATACCAATTATTTTTCTCCAATTTCTTCCGAAAATTTTAATATCTCGATGAGTTTGTCATTAGAGGGGATCGGTGCGCGGTTGACACAGAGCATGGATTATACAGTGGTCAATGAGGTCGTAGCTGGCGGTCCAGCATACAAGAGTAAGTTGCTGCACAAGGATGATAAGATCATAGGAGTGGCACAAGGTGACACGGAAGCTTTCGTAGATGTCATAGGATGGAGACTACAAGATGTTGTACATTTGATTCGTGGCAAGAAAGGTACGGTGGTGAGATTGCAAGTGTTGAAATTCGATGAAGGAACGGGTGCCTTGCCCAAAGAGATCCGATTGGTTAGGGACAAAATCAGTTTAGAAGAGGAGTCTGCTAAGTCTGAGATTATTCCGATATACAATGGGAAAGAAACTTATAAACTTGGCGTCATTACTCTACCTAGTTTTTATATCAATTTTGAAGAGGCGCGTGAAGGAGTCAAAGATTATAAGAGTACTACACGTGACGTCAACAACATCATCAAAGATCTCCAAGCCAATAATGTGGATGGCATCTTGATAGACCTTAGATACAACGGTGGAGGGTCGCTCAAAGAAGCCATAGATATGACAGGCTTATTTATTGATGAAGGACCAGTTGTCCAGGTCAGAAACTCTGATGGTAGCATAGAGATCAAACGTGACGAAGATCGTCAGATACAATATACCGGTCCGCTGGCAGTGATGATCAATAGATTCTCTGCCTCAGCGTCAGAGATTTTTAGTGGAGCGATACAGGATTACAAACGTGGAATCATCGTGGGAGAAGGCTCTTTTGGCAAAGGGACTGTTCAGAATTTGATTGATTTGAACCGCATGTTTCCCAATGACGAAGATCAAATGGGACAATTGAAATTGACTTTGGCTAAGTTCTATAGAGTGAGTGGGAGTAGTACGCAAAACATAGGTGTGACACCAGACATTAGTTTCCCATCAGGTTTTGAGGCCTCGGAGTTTGGTGAGAGTTCTAGACCCAATGCTTTGCCTTGGGATCGAATCACTTCGTCCTACTACAGACCGACCAACGATATTTCCCCTCAGTTGATTAAAAACTTGGAAATGATTTATCTCAACGATCTTAAGACAGACAGGGATTTGCAGTATTTGGTGGAGGATGTAGACTTGTTGAAGTCTCAGCAGGACGAGAACTCACTGTCTCTCAACTATGAAAAGCGAAAGGCTGAATCCGATGAAGATGAGAAGCGCTTGGACGGAAGAAAGAACATTTCTGAATCTGCTGGAAAAGTAGGTCAAGAAGTAACTACCGAAGAATCACAGCAGAAAAAACTCTCTGATGATCCATACCTCAAAGAAGGATTGAAGCTATTGGCTGAGCTGGTCAAACAGGATAGAAAATAA
- a CDS encoding alpha/beta hydrolase — protein sequence MIWVLFGFFVIWIVLNFFLYVFQDDLIFRPSGRKGFESPQLSLPFHELSIPVVLGNLHAVLIKCPHDSPQGLILYFHGNTGDLNRWGGIAADLCRYHYDVLVFDYRGYGQSTGDRSENALYDDSVAVRTYVDDHYDYQKIVYYGRSIGAAMAVDLAAKHTPDQLILETPFAQLSDAVPFLGFVSLYQYLVKYQFKSIDKIGWVKCPVFVLHGTSDRVIPLSSAKRLFEKIALNCKKLIVIDKAGHNNLNSFEIYYTSLEEILNRN from the coding sequence ATGATTTGGGTACTGTTTGGATTTTTTGTGATTTGGATAGTACTCAATTTTTTTCTTTATGTTTTTCAGGATGATTTGATCTTTAGACCTAGTGGTAGGAAGGGATTTGAATCACCCCAACTTTCGCTACCATTTCATGAACTGAGCATCCCAGTTGTCCTAGGCAATCTTCATGCGGTGCTGATCAAGTGCCCTCATGATTCACCACAAGGGCTGATTCTTTATTTTCATGGCAACACAGGAGACTTGAACCGATGGGGAGGTATAGCAGCTGATCTATGTCGCTATCACTATGATGTGTTGGTATTTGATTACCGAGGCTATGGGCAAAGCACAGGAGATAGATCAGAAAACGCGTTGTATGATGATTCGGTAGCTGTCAGAACCTATGTTGACGACCACTATGACTACCAAAAAATAGTGTACTATGGTAGATCGATTGGTGCCGCTATGGCTGTAGATTTGGCTGCCAAACATACGCCTGATCAATTGATATTGGAGACTCCTTTTGCTCAATTATCCGATGCAGTTCCCTTTCTTGGTTTTGTGTCCCTCTACCAATATTTGGTGAAGTACCAATTTAAATCTATTGACAAAATAGGATGGGTAAAATGCCCTGTTTTTGTATTGCATGGCACTTCGGATCGAGTGATTCCTTTGAGTTCTGCCAAAAGATTGTTTGAAAAAATTGCTTTGAATTGTAAAAAATTAATTGTCATTGATAAAGCAGGACATAATAATTTGAATAGTTTTGAGATTTATTACACTTCACTGGAAGAGATACTTAACCGAAATTGA
- a CDS encoding DUF302 domain-containing protein, translating to MRNSLRVGVTILTLLLSCSFSAWSQDPTIYVSPHSVDETLSNVYIGIDNNGHKYLNTHFYETDSIDQGEFKGKVYVVDFTLRNLNKIISCEPTIALDIPLKIMVWEEDGDVYLAYINPFVYKKRYFIMGCDDLLDEYNKSIIRIVNDAIRTH from the coding sequence GTGAGGAACAGCCTAAGAGTAGGTGTCACCATTTTAACCCTTCTTCTGAGCTGCAGTTTTTCTGCATGGTCTCAAGATCCTACAATCTATGTAAGCCCTCATTCGGTAGATGAGACCCTCTCTAATGTGTACATTGGGATTGATAACAATGGTCATAAATATTTGAATACTCATTTTTATGAGACAGACTCTATTGATCAAGGAGAGTTCAAAGGCAAGGTTTATGTTGTAGATTTCACTTTGCGTAACTTAAACAAGATCATATCCTGTGAGCCAACGATTGCCCTAGATATTCCTTTGAAGATCATGGTTTGGGAGGAGGATGGCGATGTGTATTTGGCCTACATCAACCCTTTTGTTTATAAAAAGAGATATTTCATCATGGGTTGTGATGATTTGCTGGACGAATACAACAAGTCTATCATCCGCATCGTCAATGATGCCATTCGCACACACTGA
- the holA gene encoding DNA polymerase III subunit delta: MAQYQEILNDLTKGQYAPVYFLQGEESYFIDKVVSYIETNAMDESMKGFNQIVMYGKDADIPTIINHAKGYPMMSDRKVVIIKEAQELAGLDKEVGEKYFVNYLENPQPSTILVLAYKYKSLDKRKKLSKAFVKHAVVLDSAKMYDNQLPTWIEGYVKDKGKKIDQKALFLITENIGNNLTRISNEIDKMLINIPNEALITSDHVYKNIGISKEYNVFELQKALSYRNVMKANEIINYFKSDPKSNPLIPIIANVFSFFNKLLLIHHSQNKSDKHLASLLGVHPFFVKEYMMAAKNYPLSKVIDNIRYIKIADMKSKGIDYPSQSEGEIMKELVFTLLH, translated from the coding sequence GTGGCGCAATATCAAGAAATACTCAATGATCTGACTAAGGGACAATATGCCCCAGTATACTTTTTGCAGGGAGAAGAATCTTATTTCATTGACAAAGTTGTTTCTTACATAGAGACAAATGCGATGGACGAGAGCATGAAGGGATTCAACCAGATTGTGATGTATGGCAAGGATGCTGATATCCCGACGATCATCAATCACGCCAAGGGCTATCCAATGATGTCCGACCGAAAAGTCGTGATTATCAAGGAAGCACAAGAGTTGGCTGGATTGGACAAGGAAGTAGGAGAGAAGTACTTTGTCAACTACCTAGAAAACCCACAGCCATCCACAATACTGGTACTGGCATACAAGTACAAGTCTCTCGATAAGAGAAAAAAGCTCTCCAAAGCTTTTGTTAAGCATGCGGTGGTTTTGGATTCGGCAAAAATGTATGACAATCAGCTACCCACTTGGATAGAGGGATATGTCAAAGACAAGGGCAAAAAAATAGATCAAAAGGCATTGTTTCTGATCACTGAAAACATCGGAAATAACCTCACCAGGATATCCAATGAGATAGACAAAATGTTGATCAATATACCGAATGAGGCACTGATCACCTCAGATCATGTTTACAAAAACATCGGTATCAGCAAGGAATACAATGTGTTTGAACTCCAGAAAGCTCTGTCATATAGAAATGTCATGAAAGCCAATGAAATCATTAACTATTTCAAGTCTGATCCCAAGTCCAATCCGTTGATTCCTATTATTGCCAATGTTTTTTCATTTTTCAATAAATTATTGTTGATTCATCACTCTCAGAATAAATCTGACAAACATTTGGCATCTTTATTGGGAGTTCATCCATTTTTCGTGAAAGAATATATGATGGCTGCTAAGAATTACCCACTATCCAAAGTGATAGACAATATCCGATACATTAAGATTGCTGACATGAAATCCAAAGGCATAGATTACCCTTCACAATCTGAGGGAGAAATCATGAAAGAATTGGTTTTTACGCTTCTACATTGA